From a region of the Janthinobacterium sp. 61 genome:
- a CDS encoding membrane-bound PQQ-dependent dehydrogenase, glucose/quinate/shikimate family produces MMIPSFRPGPLLKVTGVIFILFGLALLGGGIWLASLGGSWYYLLAGIGILVAGVLVFQGKRSAQPFMALLLIATLIWSVIEVKFDWWQLLPRLDIWFAAAVWLLLPFVSRRLAPPAAAKQPQGGKTALSAAVALTVIAGVIALFQDYHDLHGDVPADNMAATATGDLAPGVEHNDWSAYGRSGYGDRYAPAAQITPANISGLKEAWTYHTGDFKGPNDPGEIANEVTPLKVNDMLYLCTPHNIVIALNPDTGKEIWRHDPKINRDAASYQHMICRGVAYWDVNAGRARNNPAPEAASMECPRRILAPTMDGTMIAVNADTGESCKSFGNNGVVNLYKNMAMIKRGFLMPTSPPAVAQNVAVIAASVTDNHSTEEPSGVIRGYDPVTGKLLWNWDPATPEDTKPFPEGKNYTNNSPNSWGVASIDEKLGMVYIPMGNETPDTWGGNRNKNGEKFNSAIVALDLATGKVRWVYQTVHHDIWDMDIGGQPSLVDIDTPKGKVPSVVATTKRGDIYVIDRRDGSLVVPAPEKPVPTSNPAAGDTLSPTQPFSALTFLPERNISEADMWGTTPFDQLACRIIFKERRYEGPFTPQTAGKGAVISPGPLGIFEWGGAAIDPVRQLLIVNPDYMGFLEKLVPRAETTAKGGTGGEMGLQPQTGVPFAVEIKAFLSPLGFPCQAPPWGYVAAVDLRTMKKVWMHKNGTTRDSGPVPIPLPLGVPSLGGMVTTGGGVTFLSSTLDYYIRGYDVSNGKVIWKARLPAGGQATPMSYVSNKSGRQFVVVMAGGHGSLGTKMSDTLIAYALPESTAVPKK; encoded by the coding sequence ATGATGATTCCCTCTTTCCGACCCGGTCCTTTATTAAAGGTCACCGGTGTTATTTTCATTCTGTTTGGCCTCGCCCTGCTGGGCGGCGGCATCTGGCTGGCCAGTCTCGGCGGCTCCTGGTACTACTTGCTGGCAGGCATAGGCATACTCGTTGCCGGCGTGCTGGTGTTCCAGGGCAAGCGCAGTGCGCAACCGTTCATGGCGCTGCTGCTGATCGCCACCCTCATCTGGTCCGTCATTGAAGTGAAATTCGACTGGTGGCAATTGCTGCCGCGCCTCGACATCTGGTTTGCCGCCGCCGTCTGGCTGCTGCTGCCCTTCGTCAGCCGCCGCCTGGCGCCACCCGCCGCAGCGAAACAGCCGCAAGGGGGAAAGACGGCCCTCAGCGCCGCCGTGGCCCTGACCGTCATCGCCGGCGTCATCGCCCTGTTCCAGGACTACCATGACTTGCATGGCGACGTACCAGCCGACAACATGGCGGCTACCGCCACTGGCGACCTGGCGCCCGGCGTCGAGCACAACGACTGGTCCGCGTATGGCCGCTCCGGCTATGGCGACCGCTATGCCCCGGCTGCGCAGATCACGCCGGCCAATATTTCCGGACTGAAAGAAGCCTGGACCTATCACACGGGCGACTTCAAGGGACCGAACGACCCGGGCGAGATCGCCAACGAAGTCACGCCGCTGAAGGTCAATGACATGCTGTACCTGTGCACGCCGCACAATATCGTCATCGCCCTGAATCCGGACACAGGCAAGGAAATCTGGCGCCACGACCCGAAGATCAACCGCGACGCGGCCAGTTACCAGCACATGATCTGCCGTGGCGTCGCCTACTGGGACGTCAATGCGGGCCGCGCCAGGAACAATCCTGCCCCCGAAGCTGCCAGCATGGAATGTCCGCGCCGCATCCTGGCGCCGACCATGGATGGCACCATGATCGCCGTCAATGCCGATACGGGCGAGTCGTGCAAGAGCTTTGGCAACAACGGCGTCGTCAACCTGTATAAAAACATGGCCATGATCAAGCGCGGTTTCCTGATGCCCACTTCCCCGCCGGCCGTAGCGCAAAACGTGGCCGTGATCGCCGCCAGCGTGACGGACAATCATTCGACGGAAGAACCGTCGGGCGTTATCCGCGGCTATGACCCTGTCACGGGCAAGCTGCTGTGGAACTGGGACCCCGCCACGCCGGAAGATACCAAGCCCTTCCCTGAAGGCAAGAACTACACCAACAACTCGCCCAACTCGTGGGGCGTGGCCAGCATCGATGAAAAGCTGGGCATGGTCTACATTCCAATGGGTAATGAAACCCCCGACACCTGGGGCGGCAATCGCAACAAGAATGGCGAGAAATTCAACAGTGCCATCGTCGCGCTGGACCTGGCGACGGGCAAAGTACGCTGGGTGTACCAGACCGTACACCACGATATCTGGGACATGGATATCGGCGGACAACCTTCGCTGGTCGACATCGATACGCCAAAAGGCAAGGTCCCGTCCGTGGTTGCCACGACAAAGCGGGGCGATATCTATGTGATCGACCGCCGCGATGGCAGCCTGGTCGTGCCGGCGCCGGAAAAACCCGTGCCAACGAGCAATCCTGCCGCTGGCGACACCCTGTCACCCACGCAGCCTTTCTCGGCCCTGACCTTCTTACCTGAGCGCAACATCAGCGAAGCAGACATGTGGGGCACGACGCCGTTCGACCAGCTTGCTTGCCGCATCATCTTCAAGGAACGCCGCTATGAAGGCCCGTTCACGCCGCAAACAGCCGGCAAGGGTGCCGTCATCTCCCCGGGCCCGCTGGGCATCTTCGAATGGGGCGGCGCAGCCATCGACCCCGTGCGCCAGTTGTTGATCGTCAACCCTGACTACATGGGCTTCCTGGAAAAACTCGTGCCACGCGCCGAAACGACGGCCAAGGGCGGCACGGGCGGCGAAATGGGCTTGCAGCCACAGACGGGCGTACCGTTCGCCGTGGAAATCAAGGCCTTTTTGTCGCCGCTGGGCTTCCCATGCCAGGCACCGCCTTGGGGCTATGTGGCCGCCGTCGACCTGCGCACCATGAAAAAAGTGTGGATGCACAAGAACGGCACCACGCGCGACAGCGGTCCCGTGCCGATTCCACTGCCGCTGGGCGTGCCCAGCCTGGGCGGCATGGTCACCACGGGTGGCGGCGTGACCTTCCTCAGCAGCACGCTCGACTACTATATCCGCGGCTACGATGTCAGCAACGGTAAAGTCATCTGGAAAGCCCGCTTGCCCGCCGGCGGTCAGGCTACGCCGATGAGCTATGTCTCGAACAAGTCGGGACGCCAGTTCGTCGTCGTCATGGCCGGTGGCCACGGTTCGCTGGGCACGAAGATGAGCGACACCCTGATCGCGTATGCCTTGCCGGAAAGCACTGCCGTACCGAAGAAGTAA
- the ppa gene encoding inorganic diphosphatase yields the protein MSLNNVSSGRDLPNDFNVVIEIPMNADPIKYEVDKESGAIFVDRFMGTAMHYPCNYGYVPNTLSPDGDPVDVLVITPFPLIPGVVVRCRPIGVLKMTDESGEDAKVLAVPVDKVLSIYSHWQKPEDLNELRLRQIQHFFEHYKDLEKGKWVKIDGWYGPDVAKEEILNGVAAFKKDAEKA from the coding sequence ATGAGTTTGAATAACGTCTCTTCCGGCCGCGACCTGCCGAACGATTTCAACGTCGTCATCGAAATCCCGATGAATGCCGATCCGATCAAGTACGAAGTTGACAAGGAAAGCGGCGCGATCTTCGTCGATCGCTTCATGGGTACCGCCATGCATTACCCGTGCAACTACGGCTATGTGCCGAACACCCTGTCGCCGGACGGCGACCCGGTTGACGTGCTGGTCATCACCCCATTCCCGCTGATCCCGGGCGTTGTCGTGCGCTGCCGTCCTATCGGCGTGCTGAAAATGACCGACGAGTCGGGCGAAGACGCGAAAGTACTGGCCGTGCCAGTCGACAAGGTCCTGTCGATCTACAGCCACTGGCAAAAGCCGGAAGACTTGAACGAACTGCGCCTGCGCCAGATCCAGCATTTCTTCGAGCACTACAAAGACCTGGAAAAAGGCAAATGGGTCAAGATCGACGGCTGGTATGGTCCAGACGTGGCCAAGGAAGAAATCCTGAACGGCGTCGCCGCCTTCAAGAAAGATGCTGAAAAAGCATAA
- a CDS encoding GNAT family N-acetyltransferase, giving the protein MNYRTAIVSTLAEIGEAAWTELLASQADATPFLSYAFLHALHESGCASAETGWQPNYLALWQGETLAAALPLYLKMHSYGEYVFDWAWADAYQQHGLEYYPKLLSAIPFTPVSGARLLARDGQARAALLAFLQAQQQASAVSSCHILFPPENEARLLAQAGYLMRSGVQFHWINPGYTDFEQFLSTLENKKRKNIRAERRKVQEAGVTMRQVRGVNALDADWTLFHRCYSNTYAEHRSSPYLSLDFFRRIGASMPQNILLVIAEREGRAIAASLVIHTTDTLYGRYWGALEHVPCLHFETAYYQPLEFCIANGITTFEGGAQGEHKMARGFLPQKTWSAHWLAHPAFADAVQRFLERERGGIDAYLDELNDHSPFRG; this is encoded by the coding sequence ATGAATTATCGCACGGCTATCGTCTCCACTCTGGCTGAAATTGGCGAAGCGGCCTGGACTGAACTGCTGGCCAGCCAGGCGGACGCCACTCCCTTCCTCTCCTACGCCTTTCTGCACGCGCTGCATGAGTCCGGCTGCGCCAGCGCAGAGACGGGCTGGCAGCCGAATTACCTGGCGTTGTGGCAAGGCGAGACCCTGGCTGCCGCCCTGCCCCTGTACCTGAAGATGCACTCGTATGGCGAATATGTGTTCGACTGGGCCTGGGCCGACGCGTATCAGCAGCATGGCCTTGAATATTACCCGAAACTATTGTCCGCGATACCCTTCACGCCCGTCAGCGGCGCGCGCTTGCTGGCCCGCGATGGCCAGGCACGCGCCGCCCTGCTGGCCTTCCTGCAGGCCCAGCAGCAAGCCAGCGCCGTCTCGTCCTGCCACATCCTGTTCCCGCCGGAAAACGAGGCGCGCCTGCTGGCGCAAGCCGGCTACCTGATGCGTAGTGGCGTGCAATTTCACTGGATCAATCCCGGCTACACGGATTTCGAGCAATTCCTCTCCACTCTGGAAAACAAGAAGCGCAAGAATATCCGCGCCGAGCGGCGCAAGGTACAGGAAGCGGGTGTGACCATGCGCCAGGTGCGCGGGGTGAACGCCCTTGACGCCGACTGGACACTGTTCCATCGCTGCTACAGCAATACCTATGCGGAACACCGCTCCTCGCCTTACTTGTCGTTGGACTTCTTCCGGCGCATCGGTGCCAGCATGCCGCAGAACATTTTACTGGTGATCGCCGAGCGCGAAGGCCGGGCCATTGCCGCCTCGCTGGTGATCCACACGACTGACACCCTGTATGGCCGCTACTGGGGCGCGCTCGAGCACGTGCCCTGCTTGCATTTCGAGACGGCGTATTACCAGCCGCTGGAATTTTGCATCGCTAACGGCATCACCACCTTCGAAGGGGGCGCCCAGGGGGAGCACAAGATGGCGCGGGGCTTCCTGCCGCAGAAGACCTGGTCCGCCCACTGGCTGGCGCATCCGGCTTTCGCCGACGCCGTGCAGCGCTTCCTCGAGCGCGAACGGGGCGGCATCGATGCCTACCTCGACGAATTGAACGACCACAGCCCGTTTCGCGGCTAG
- a CDS encoding NAD+ synthase: MTVKVAIAQMNSTVGDLAGNRAKIFDLSRRAFEAGADIVLTPELSLVGYPPEDLLLRNAFYAKTQEVFAGLALELAQFKDLHVVVGLPLQDEKGVRHNAASVLLNGEVLGTYRKHDLPNTTVFDEKRYFTSSDQAFVFGVKGVRFGINICEDTWFQHAPMRARAAGAQVLLVPNGSPYHMNKQHLRYETMRKNVSAQGMALVYANLVGGQDELIFDGDSFVMDAAGTICAQLRHFEEDLQLVEFDGATPVPQALAAPLTIEAQVYQALVLGVRDYIGKNGFPGVLIGMSGGVDSALTLAIAVDALGADKVRAVMMPSQFTADISWIDSRDMVKRLNVRYDEIPIKQTFDAFRATLAGEFAGLAEDATEENIQARIRGTLLMALSNKHGSIVLTTGNKSEMAVGYCTLYGDMAGGFAVIKDIAKTLVYRLCAWRNSVSDVIPERILTRGPSAELRADQLDQDSLPPYEVLDGIMQLYMEENRPIAEIIEAGYPPADVARVTRLIKINEYKRRQSPVGIRVTHRGFGRDWRYPITSKFYE; this comes from the coding sequence ATGACAGTCAAAGTCGCAATTGCTCAAATGAATAGTACGGTCGGCGATCTGGCCGGCAACCGTGCCAAGATCTTCGACCTTTCCCGCCGCGCCTTTGAGGCGGGCGCCGATATCGTGCTCACGCCGGAACTGTCGCTGGTCGGCTATCCACCCGAGGACCTGTTGCTGCGCAATGCATTCTACGCAAAAACGCAGGAAGTGTTTGCGGGGCTGGCCTTGGAGCTGGCCCAGTTCAAGGATTTGCACGTGGTGGTGGGCTTGCCCCTGCAAGATGAGAAGGGCGTGCGCCACAATGCCGCCTCCGTGCTGCTGAACGGCGAAGTGCTGGGCACCTACCGCAAGCACGACTTGCCGAACACGACCGTTTTCGATGAAAAGCGTTACTTTACGTCGTCGGACCAGGCCTTTGTGTTTGGCGTGAAAGGCGTGCGTTTCGGCATCAATATCTGCGAAGACACGTGGTTCCAGCACGCGCCCATGCGTGCCCGCGCGGCTGGCGCGCAAGTGCTGCTGGTACCGAACGGCTCGCCGTATCACATGAACAAGCAGCATCTGCGCTATGAAACCATGCGCAAGAACGTCAGCGCGCAAGGCATGGCCCTGGTCTACGCCAACCTGGTCGGTGGCCAGGATGAGCTGATTTTCGATGGCGACTCGTTTGTCATGGATGCGGCCGGCACGATTTGCGCCCAGCTGCGCCATTTCGAGGAAGATTTGCAGCTGGTCGAGTTCGACGGCGCCACGCCCGTGCCGCAAGCCCTGGCCGCTCCGTTGACGATCGAGGCGCAGGTGTACCAGGCGCTGGTGCTGGGCGTACGCGACTATATCGGCAAGAATGGCTTCCCTGGCGTGCTGATCGGCATGTCGGGCGGCGTCGATTCCGCCCTGACCCTGGCCATCGCCGTCGATGCACTGGGCGCCGACAAGGTGCGCGCCGTGATGATGCCATCGCAGTTTACGGCCGATATCTCGTGGATCGATTCGCGCGACATGGTAAAACGCCTCAATGTGCGCTACGATGAAATTCCGATCAAGCAAACCTTCGATGCCTTCCGCGCCACCCTGGCAGGGGAATTCGCGGGACTGGCGGAAGACGCGACGGAAGAAAACATCCAGGCGCGCATCCGCGGCACCTTGCTGATGGCCCTGTCGAACAAGCATGGCAGCATCGTGCTGACGACGGGCAACAAGAGCGAGATGGCCGTCGGTTATTGCACGCTGTACGGCGACATGGCGGGCGGCTTTGCCGTCATCAAGGATATCGCCAAGACGCTGGTGTACCGCCTGTGTGCCTGGCGTAACAGCGTGTCGGACGTGATACCCGAGCGTATCCTGACGCGCGGACCGTCGGCCGAGCTGCGCGCCGACCAGCTGGACCAGGATTCCTTGCCGCCGTATGAGGTACTCGACGGCATCATGCAGCTGTACATGGAAGAAAACCGTCCGATCGCCGAGATTATCGAGGCTGGCTACCCGCCGGCCGATGTGGCCCGGGTCACGCGCCTGATCAAGATCAACGAATACAAGCGGCGCCAGTCGCCGGTGGGCATCCGCGTCACGCACCGTGGCTTCGGCCGCGACTGGCGCTATCCGATTACCTCCAAGTTCTACGAGTAA
- a CDS encoding P-II family nitrogen regulator translates to MKQITAIIKPFKLDEVREALADVNVTGLTVTEVKGFGRQKGHTELYRGAEYVVDFLPKVKVEVVVDDSVSELVVDAIIKAARTGKIGDGKIFVRDVEQVIRIRTGETGPDAV, encoded by the coding sequence ATGAAACAGATTACCGCCATCATCAAACCATTCAAGCTCGACGAAGTACGCGAGGCCCTGGCCGATGTGAACGTGACGGGCTTGACCGTGACGGAAGTGAAGGGCTTTGGCCGCCAGAAGGGGCATACCGAGCTGTACCGTGGCGCCGAGTACGTGGTCGACTTCTTGCCGAAAGTTAAAGTCGAAGTGGTGGTGGACGACAGCGTATCCGAACTGGTGGTCGACGCCATCATCAAGGCTGCTCGCACGGGCAAGATCGGCGATGGCAAGATCTTCGTGCGCGACGTGGAGCAAGTGATCCGCATCCGCACAGGTGAAACGGGTCCGGACGCCGTCTAA
- a CDS encoding trimeric intracellular cation channel family protein, with product MMPPQLPPGSLIKIIEVIAILVGAFSGFIEARRKRMDLVGVFVVAFITAFGGGTLRDILLDKRPLFWVSHQEYAILIFVLALTAAPLIQHLRQIVSERLIVIADAIGLGMFAIAGVAEAMRAGMPIFIASMMGVITGIFGGVMRDIVCNEVPMVFRDGKPYAICAFFGCWAYLLQMHFGAEHDFALWTSASGITILRLICWKFDMRLGR from the coding sequence ATGATGCCACCCCAATTGCCGCCTGGCTCGCTGATCAAGATCATTGAGGTCATCGCCATCCTGGTGGGCGCGTTTTCCGGCTTCATCGAAGCGCGCCGCAAGCGCATGGACCTGGTCGGCGTGTTCGTCGTGGCATTCATTACGGCGTTTGGCGGCGGCACCTTGCGCGATATCCTGCTCGACAAGCGGCCCTTGTTCTGGGTCTCGCACCAGGAATACGCCATTCTCATCTTCGTGCTGGCCCTGACGGCCGCGCCATTGATCCAGCATTTGCGCCAGATCGTCTCGGAACGCCTGATCGTCATTGCCGACGCCATCGGCCTGGGCATGTTCGCCATCGCGGGCGTGGCCGAAGCCATGCGCGCCGGCATGCCGATCTTCATCGCCTCAATGATGGGGGTAATTACGGGGATTTTTGGCGGCGTGATGCGCGACATCGTCTGCAATGAAGTACCGATGGTATTTCGCGACGGCAAACCGTACGCCATTTGCGCGTTTTTCGGCTGCTGGGCCTACCTGCTGCAGATGCACTTCGGCGCCGAGCACGACTTCGCGCTGTGGACCAGCGCCAGCGGCATCACAATCTTGCGCCTGATATGCTGGAAATTCGACATGCGGCTGGGGCGGTGA
- a CDS encoding Smr/MutS family protein, producing the protein MASMKDFADLKAVSKQLKEQADARAQAAAERAQQVKVQAVESNLFKASIGGVKRLPESDRYVPSLPKAGAMAAQQPARKLTPEEDHAAVLRESLSDLFEVDHYLENDPALNYARPGVGPDVVKKMRKGHWPIQDELDLHGLRRDEARDGIGAFLNQATRRKLRCVRVIHGKGFGSKGQEPVLKSMVHSWLVQKDEVIAFCQARRSEGGDGALVVLLSSALQPIR; encoded by the coding sequence ATGGCGTCGATGAAAGACTTTGCCGACCTGAAAGCGGTCAGCAAGCAGCTCAAGGAGCAGGCGGACGCGCGCGCGCAAGCTGCGGCTGAACGCGCCCAGCAGGTCAAGGTGCAGGCCGTGGAAAGCAATCTGTTCAAGGCGAGCATCGGCGGCGTCAAGCGCCTGCCCGAGTCGGATCGCTACGTGCCCAGCCTGCCCAAGGCGGGCGCCATGGCGGCCCAGCAGCCAGCGCGCAAGCTGACGCCCGAAGAGGATCATGCGGCCGTGCTGCGCGAGTCGCTGTCGGACTTGTTCGAGGTCGACCATTACCTGGAAAACGATCCGGCCCTGAATTACGCCCGCCCCGGCGTGGGACCGGACGTGGTGAAGAAGATGCGCAAGGGCCACTGGCCCATCCAGGATGAGCTGGACTTGCATGGCTTGCGCCGCGACGAGGCGCGCGACGGCATCGGTGCCTTTTTGAACCAGGCCACGCGGCGCAAGCTGCGCTGCGTGCGCGTGATCCACGGCAAGGGTTTTGGCTCGAAAGGCCAGGAACCGGTCTTGAAATCGATGGTGCACAGCTGGCTCGTGCAAAAGGATGAAGTCATCGCCTTTTGCCAGGCACGCCGCTCCGAAGGGGGCGATGGCGCGCTGGTGGTATTGCTTTCTTCCGCTCTTCAGCCCATTCGCTGA
- the trxB gene encoding thioredoxin-disulfide reductase, with amino-acid sequence MTTTKHARVLILGSGPAGYSAAVYAARANLNPMLVTGVEQGGQLMTTTDVENWPGDPMGVQGPDLMQRLLQHAERFNTEIVFDHIHTTFLNEKPIRLKGDSHEYTCDTLIIATGASAQYLGLPSEAQFMGKGVSACATCDGFFYRNQEVAVVGGGNTAVEEALYLSNIANKVTLIHRRDKFRAEAILIDRLNAKVAEGKIVLKYNHTLDEVTGNEGGVTGLNIKSTIDGKVEALSVHGVFIAIGHKPNTGIFEGQLEMHNGYIKTKTGLEGMATATSAPGVFAAGDVQDHIYRQAITSAGTGCMAALDAQRYLEGQE; translated from the coding sequence ATGACCACTACCAAACACGCCCGCGTTTTGATCCTCGGCTCCGGCCCAGCCGGCTACAGCGCTGCCGTCTACGCCGCCCGCGCCAACCTGAACCCAATGCTGGTCACCGGTGTGGAACAGGGCGGCCAGTTGATGACCACCACGGACGTGGAAAACTGGCCAGGCGACCCGATGGGCGTGCAAGGCCCGGACCTGATGCAGCGCTTGCTGCAGCATGCCGAGCGTTTCAATACGGAAATCGTGTTTGACCACATCCACACCACCTTCCTCAACGAAAAGCCGATCCGCCTGAAGGGCGACAGCCACGAATACACGTGCGACACACTGATCATCGCCACGGGCGCGTCCGCGCAATACCTGGGCCTGCCATCGGAAGCGCAATTCATGGGCAAGGGCGTGTCCGCCTGCGCCACCTGCGATGGTTTCTTCTACCGCAACCAGGAAGTGGCTGTCGTCGGCGGCGGCAACACGGCCGTCGAAGAAGCGCTGTACCTGTCGAATATCGCCAATAAAGTCACCCTGATCCACCGCCGTGACAAGTTCCGCGCGGAAGCGATTTTGATCGACCGCCTGAACGCCAAGGTTGCCGAAGGCAAGATTGTGTTGAAATATAACCACACTCTGGACGAAGTGACGGGCAACGAAGGCGGCGTAACGGGCCTGAACATCAAATCGACCATCGATGGCAAGGTCGAAGCGTTGAGCGTGCACGGCGTATTCATCGCCATCGGCCACAAGCCGAACACGGGCATCTTCGAAGGCCAGCTGGAGATGCACAACGGCTACATCAAGACCAAGACGGGCCTGGAAGGCATGGCCACCGCCACCAGCGCGCCGGGCGTGTTTGCCGCAGGCGACGTGCAAGACCATATTTACCGCCAGGCCATCACCAGCGCCGGCACGGGTTGCATGGCAGCACTGGATGCCCAGCGCTACCTGGAAGGCCAGGAGTAA